In Molothrus ater isolate BHLD 08-10-18 breed brown headed cowbird chromosome 7, BPBGC_Mater_1.1, whole genome shotgun sequence, one genomic interval encodes:
- the NFE2L2 gene encoding nuclear factor erythroid 2-related factor 2 isoform X2 — translation MNLIDILWRQDIDLGARREVFDSRQRQKEYELEKQKKLEKERQEQLQKEQEEALLAQLKLDEETGEFIPLQPAQCIQSENTEPPIAFSQNTEPSKPEAEALSFDDCMQLLAEAFPFIDEHEASSAAFQSLVPAQVNSNPAFVSSDQTRPPESPDLVQPTDAENMQNIEQVWEELLSLSELQCLNIENDNLAEVSTVTSPETKPAEMHNSYSYCSSLPMLKKDVNCSPDFLDGTEGPFSGILPPEDTSQLSVNSLNDTSPSNPDFCEDFYTTFIDTKVNGDAAATNTISQSLAEILSEPIDLSDFALCKAFNGTHSGTRAECNDSDSGISLNASSSVASPEHSVESSAYADKTLGCSDSEMEDTDSAPGSMLQSSAGVYSLHLQDQVFSSLGPSTQTSSLPCTATPKKEPPPAPGQPRVPFTKDKPPGRLDAHLTRDEQRARALQIPFPVEKIINLPVADFSEMMSKEQFSEAQLTLIRDIRRRGKNKVAAQNCRKRKLENIVELEHDLSNLKDEKEKLLKEKGEHDRSLHQMKKQFTTLYLEVFSMLRDEDGKPYSPSEYSLQQTRDGNVFLVPKSRQSGTKL, via the exons ATGAACCTGATTGACATCCTTTGGAGGCAAGATATAGACCTTGGGGCAAGACGTGAAGTGTTTGATTCTAGGCAGCGGCAGAAGGAGTATGAACTCGAGAAGCAGAAGAAACTTGAAAAGGAAAGACAAGAGCAGCTCCaaaaagagcaggaggaagccTTGCTGGCTCAGCTGAAGTTAGACGAAGAGACAGGTGAATTcattcctctgcagccagctcagTGCATTCAGTCAGAAAATACTGAGCCACCCATTGCTTTCTCACAG AACACAGAGCCTTCAAAACCAGAAGCAGAGGCCTTGTCCTTTGATGACTGCATGCAGCTCTTGGCAGAAGCATTCCCGTTTATAGATGAGCATGAG GCTTcttcagctgcatttcagtCACTGGTTCCTGCTCAGGTCAATAGCAACCCAGCCTTTGTTTCCTCTGATCAAACTCGGCCACCTGAATCCCCTGATCTAGTACAACCCACTGATGCAGAGAATATGCAGAACATAGAGCAAGTTTGGGAAGAATTACTGTCCCTTTCAGAGTTACAG TGCCTGAACATTGAAAATGATAACCTGGCTGAGGTGAGCACAGTGACAAGCCCTGAAACCAAGCCAGCAGAGATGCACAACAGCTACAGTTACTGCAGCTCGTTACCCATGCTGAAAAAAGATGTTAACTGCAGTCCAGATTTCCTGGATGGTACGGAGGGCCCCTTCTCGGGCATTTTGCCACCAGAAGACACCAGCCAGCTGAGTGTGAACTCCTTAAATGACACATCCCCTTCAAACCCTGATTTCTGTGAGGATTTCTACACCACGTTTATTGATACAAAGGTGAACGGTGATGCAGCAGCAACGAACACTATCAGTCAGTCCCTGGCAGAGATTTTAAGTGAACCTATTGATCTTTCTGACTTTGCACTGTGTAAAGCTTTCAATGGCACCCACTCAGGGACCAGAGCAGAATGTAATGATTCTGACTCTGGTATTTCACTGAACGCAAGCTCCAGCGTAGCATCACCGGAGCACTCTGTGGAATCATCTGCCTATGCAGATAAGACTTTGGGTTGCAGCGATTCTGAAATGGAAGACACAGATAGTGCTCCTGGAAGcatgctgcagagcagtgctggtgtgtaCTCTTTGCACCTCCAGGATCAAGTGTTTTCTTCCTTAGGGCCAAGCACTCAAACATCCAGTTTGCCATGTACAGCCACACCAAAGAAAGAaccccctcctgctcctggccaaCCCAGAGTTCCCTTCACAAAAGATAAACCTCCAGGCCGCCTTGATGCTCATCTCACAAGAGATGAGCAAagagccagagctctgcagatCCCTTTTCCTGTTGAAAAAATCATCAATCTGCCTGTTGCGGACTTCAGTGAAATGATGTCTAAGGAGCAGTTCAGTGAAGCCCAGCTTACACTTATTCGAGATATACGCAGGAGAGGCAAGAACAAAGTGGCTGCTCAAAATTGCCGtaaaagaaaactggaaaatataGTAGAACTGGAGCATGATTTGAGTAACCTaaaagatgagaaagaaaaattgcttaaggaaaaaggagaacatGACAGGAGCCTTCATCAAATGAAAAAGCAATTCACCACCTTGTACCTCGAGGTCTTCAGCATGCTACGTGATGAAGATGGAAAGCCTTACTCTCCCAGTGAATATTCACTGCAGCAAACTAGAGATGGCAATGTCTTTCTTGTTCCTAAGAGCAGGCAGTCGGGGACTAAACTTTGA
- the NFE2L2 gene encoding nuclear factor erythroid 2-related factor 2 isoform X1: MEIEAAAAAQDMNLIDILWRQDIDLGARREVFDSRQRQKEYELEKQKKLEKERQEQLQKEQEEALLAQLKLDEETGEFIPLQPAQCIQSENTEPPIAFSQNTEPSKPEAEALSFDDCMQLLAEAFPFIDEHEASSAAFQSLVPAQVNSNPAFVSSDQTRPPESPDLVQPTDAENMQNIEQVWEELLSLSELQCLNIENDNLAEVSTVTSPETKPAEMHNSYSYCSSLPMLKKDVNCSPDFLDGTEGPFSGILPPEDTSQLSVNSLNDTSPSNPDFCEDFYTTFIDTKVNGDAAATNTISQSLAEILSEPIDLSDFALCKAFNGTHSGTRAECNDSDSGISLNASSSVASPEHSVESSAYADKTLGCSDSEMEDTDSAPGSMLQSSAGVYSLHLQDQVFSSLGPSTQTSSLPCTATPKKEPPPAPGQPRVPFTKDKPPGRLDAHLTRDEQRARALQIPFPVEKIINLPVADFSEMMSKEQFSEAQLTLIRDIRRRGKNKVAAQNCRKRKLENIVELEHDLSNLKDEKEKLLKEKGEHDRSLHQMKKQFTTLYLEVFSMLRDEDGKPYSPSEYSLQQTRDGNVFLVPKSRQSGTKL, encoded by the exons aTGGAGATAGaggcggccgccgccgcgcaG GACATGAACCTGATTGACATCCTTTGGAGGCAAGATATAGACCTTGGGGCAAGACGTGAAGTGTTTGATTCTAGGCAGCGGCAGAAGGAGTATGAACTCGAGAAGCAGAAGAAACTTGAAAAGGAAAGACAAGAGCAGCTCCaaaaagagcaggaggaagccTTGCTGGCTCAGCTGAAGTTAGACGAAGAGACAGGTGAATTcattcctctgcagccagctcagTGCATTCAGTCAGAAAATACTGAGCCACCCATTGCTTTCTCACAG AACACAGAGCCTTCAAAACCAGAAGCAGAGGCCTTGTCCTTTGATGACTGCATGCAGCTCTTGGCAGAAGCATTCCCGTTTATAGATGAGCATGAG GCTTcttcagctgcatttcagtCACTGGTTCCTGCTCAGGTCAATAGCAACCCAGCCTTTGTTTCCTCTGATCAAACTCGGCCACCTGAATCCCCTGATCTAGTACAACCCACTGATGCAGAGAATATGCAGAACATAGAGCAAGTTTGGGAAGAATTACTGTCCCTTTCAGAGTTACAG TGCCTGAACATTGAAAATGATAACCTGGCTGAGGTGAGCACAGTGACAAGCCCTGAAACCAAGCCAGCAGAGATGCACAACAGCTACAGTTACTGCAGCTCGTTACCCATGCTGAAAAAAGATGTTAACTGCAGTCCAGATTTCCTGGATGGTACGGAGGGCCCCTTCTCGGGCATTTTGCCACCAGAAGACACCAGCCAGCTGAGTGTGAACTCCTTAAATGACACATCCCCTTCAAACCCTGATTTCTGTGAGGATTTCTACACCACGTTTATTGATACAAAGGTGAACGGTGATGCAGCAGCAACGAACACTATCAGTCAGTCCCTGGCAGAGATTTTAAGTGAACCTATTGATCTTTCTGACTTTGCACTGTGTAAAGCTTTCAATGGCACCCACTCAGGGACCAGAGCAGAATGTAATGATTCTGACTCTGGTATTTCACTGAACGCAAGCTCCAGCGTAGCATCACCGGAGCACTCTGTGGAATCATCTGCCTATGCAGATAAGACTTTGGGTTGCAGCGATTCTGAAATGGAAGACACAGATAGTGCTCCTGGAAGcatgctgcagagcagtgctggtgtgtaCTCTTTGCACCTCCAGGATCAAGTGTTTTCTTCCTTAGGGCCAAGCACTCAAACATCCAGTTTGCCATGTACAGCCACACCAAAGAAAGAaccccctcctgctcctggccaaCCCAGAGTTCCCTTCACAAAAGATAAACCTCCAGGCCGCCTTGATGCTCATCTCACAAGAGATGAGCAAagagccagagctctgcagatCCCTTTTCCTGTTGAAAAAATCATCAATCTGCCTGTTGCGGACTTCAGTGAAATGATGTCTAAGGAGCAGTTCAGTGAAGCCCAGCTTACACTTATTCGAGATATACGCAGGAGAGGCAAGAACAAAGTGGCTGCTCAAAATTGCCGtaaaagaaaactggaaaatataGTAGAACTGGAGCATGATTTGAGTAACCTaaaagatgagaaagaaaaattgcttaaggaaaaaggagaacatGACAGGAGCCTTCATCAAATGAAAAAGCAATTCACCACCTTGTACCTCGAGGTCTTCAGCATGCTACGTGATGAAGATGGAAAGCCTTACTCTCCCAGTGAATATTCACTGCAGCAAACTAGAGATGGCAATGTCTTTCTTGTTCCTAAGAGCAGGCAGTCGGGGACTAAACTTTGA